The sequence AATGGAGAGGGACAGGCACTTCCAGCCGGAGATTGACTAGAAACAGTCTCCGAACACAGGAGTTTCTATTTGACCGAAGCTTCAGAACAAGCGGTGATCAGGAGCTTATATCAAATTCTATGCTTCTTGGGGAAAAAAATCGAAAATATATTGATGCctaacattattatatatagaatCAAGGAAAATTATTTCATGCCTTTCAAAAATCCAAAGGCATGGATCTGGCTTTGAACCGgatgtttttcatatttattcaaATGTGTAATTCATGGTATTTTTTTGATGCCtttcaaattaatcaatttttttgatctaattttcaattttaaaaaaaacaaaataacatagttctaataaaaaaaaaaaaaaaaagctttgaatGAGACAAAACCTAAGTCCATATCACGTTTCGAATGGTCAGGCCACTGAGTTAGCCGGACAGCTTTTATAAATATACATGTAATGACCATTTCAATCGGACTGGAGTTGTGGGGGGCCGAGGCAGGATTGCTACATGGATCTTCCCTAGTCATGACCGAGTCACTGGAAATACCAAACCACCTGTATACTGGAAAGCTAGAATTTAACTAGGCAAAAAGCAAAGTCAAATTCGACATGGTTGCGAGTCTGAACTGGCTTAAATAATGCTTTTGGCACTATGGAtgtcctttctttctttctttccttttccctaTTTTCATGTGCTAATGCTGGTGGATCTTTACATAGCCAAAAGCTTGAGAGTTATTTTAGAGTCAGCGTGTCTAATATTGGATTGTGCTGGTAGCCATCAAGGTTGGCTCGAATCAGTGGCATGCATGATATTTACAAAATGGCATCAAatgctagggttttttttcaatgacccacaaaataaaaaaaggctcCTTCTTTTCGTGCAAATagatgtttttctaatttagttgTCCCACAATGcatgtttattatataaaaataaaaattgatgtaCGAATTACCCTAATAATTTCCTACTTCAGTTCCTGATTCCTTTCAAAGCTCTTAGCCATGGACGTCTTGCAACCATCATGAATGCATCAGCTAGCCTAGACAagacttaaaaatataattcttttaattgaggATAAGTTGCGTTTTCAAAGAAGACTGTTATTGGAGGGTTTCGGGTTTGGCTATTATCACAATGATCgttaattttttatctctatCTATCATTAATTAGACTgccgattttattttttggtaattttcttATGTCCTATCCtatcttaaaaaatcatagaaactTTGATGAAGGGAGAAggtataacaacaataacaatacagaaaacacaaaaatttgacgagtaaaaaatattatagatataaattttaaattattcacagttttatttttaaaataataagtgTAATCACTATTGTCTTCTTAGGGGATTTACAATGCTATTAAATAGGTTAGAAAACAATATATCTATtattaaacaactaaaaatccaaaattataaaggaaataaaataaaattgaaattaaagcaataaatacaaaaaaaacctaagaaaatgacaaaattaaCCCAAAAGAACAATTTGTACGTCTAATTATGGGAGACCCAGCTATCCAAATAGTGAAGGAGGGGCTTCTCATAAGAAAATTGCTtgtaaaatcacataaaaaaatctaaacttgaTCTAACAGTTTGGCACGATTATATTTCTTCTTGAGTTTATTAGACTTGTTCCACCAGTGATCATAAGTATTTATTAGGCAATTCACATAATAATCAActctatatatatttgttttagataCTCAGTTGAATGCTAAAACCCTTCAATTTTCATAAACATGGCTGCATCAATCTTGCTTAAGCGATTTTAGTTCTTTCAGGCCATAGAAGAATTTGTAGCATCACGCTTCctgccaaaaaaagaagaagcataaaCGGTGGTCATGAATACTGAGTTTTTCCTTAACTTCTTTTACTTCAAAGCAGGTGGTCATGATTTATGTATAGGCTCATGCTAGACAAATTTCCTGATTTATGCGGCATAAATACTTATCCAGCAAACTTCTAACTATTCTCATTGCTTGTCACTCCTTCTGTAGACATCCGTATATAGAATGTCATGAGCAAGAATAGCTAAAGAGATACTGTACTTTTAGACTGTACTTTTCACTATTAATCAAGGAGAAGTTAAATAGTTCATCTGATTTTAAGGGAGCCAGAGCTGAGCCAACTCGTGCaagcttttgtgttttttggagTCAGGTGTTTGTGCTTAAATACTTGAATCCAAGTGTAAATTACTGAAACTCGGATCCCATAAGGCCAAGAGAAACGTCCAAATTCCAAATAAAGCACTTTACCATGTCTCAACTCAAAAAAGATTGATTAAAATCACCACCGATCAAAAGTGGAAAAGTAGTGAAGACTTGGCATGCAAATTCCGCACTCAGTTCTCTCACGTCAATTCTCGTACCCCCTTGTGGAACATGCTGAAATATATTCTTCATTGCCCTGTATGGAGACTGGAGGTTAAAGGGCCTCGTCTCTAAATAATGTTCTTGATATTTTACATGtatatctatatctatataAAATGATCAGTACTTGCGACCAATGTTATTGCTGATATGGGCGACGTTATGATGGCAATATGAATATCAGCGTGCTTGAAAACTGAACATGGCTATCAAAACTAGTAGCTAGAGCGGTGTCAAGTCCATGATGTTCTTGGAGCATTAGCCTTTCATAATCTTCATATCTTCTTAATTTCGTAAAACAAACCATGATTTTAACTTACAAAGAAAGCATAGGGGATTTCAGGCCTCGAGGGCCGCATTAGCGATGACGACCATCAAAGTTATCCCCTCAAAATCTTACCTATCTCGACCTCCTACTAACATGAAAGGACTGGAcatgaagaaaaatttaaaagaaccgTCTCCATACACACACAAGACATCTTAATTAATAGAGAggtgccattttttttttatgggatctTGGCTCTCCAGCCAACTGTGTAGTCAAGAGTCAGGGGGTCTCGCCGGTCAAACATTTTCCGTTGACGAAGGGAGCAGTGGCTGAGTGAGGGAAGTCTTGATGTGGGTTTGAGCCCTGCTGATTCCGTGCTCAGGAGTGGCCTGAATTGCAGCCTTTTCCAATGCCAAGAACTTCTTTTCTTCGCTTTTGCCCCATAAGACCAGGTACAACCCTGCTATAATCAACACTGCCCCGATGATCCTGTACACACAAAATCATTAACAAGTATAAATATACACTCAATGTAATCAAATACTATTCTCTTGTACCCCAGCACTTGTCTCACCTAACTTTACCCCACTACCCTCTTGACCTTGTCCTTTGAGGAACGATAAGCAAACAAGAACCCCTTTACATGGCAAGGATGTTTTGGTCATTAAGGCTAGTCAAAGATCAGTCAAGATCCCAAATAATATTGTTAATCCTATGGCTGGGGATGGACGTGGAGCCAATAGAGTGCATGACTAATAGATAAATAGAAGATTTCAAAGATGTTAATTGAGTAAAAAAGAAAGGACCCACCCTCCTAAATAGAACTCTTCTCCTAAAGCGATGGAGGCCATGATAGCGACAACAAGGGTCTGTACAGGTTGATAAACAGCCACGAAGACAGGGCCACCTCTGTCAATGCACCATATCTGTACAGCGAAGGCAATCCCTGATGCGACCACTCCCTGCAATTTTccaccaaaaaaagaagctttttgCTCATTTCGTTTTCATAACACCCCACCACTCTACATTCTTCTCAGTAACTGTGTTcgacaataatattttttattattaaaaaatatatttccagaataatatctttttgctcatttcattatttttaaataaaattattaaagaataacGGAGATAATATTACAAGGCAGGAAAATAAATGGCGTATCGAAGAAGATAAAGATGCATGACTGGTTACCAACATGTCCAAAGGCTACAACAAAGTTACCCTTTTTATTTCTGATCGAAGACTTGACAGGCTTTGAACAGTCTAAAGTACACACCGGACTACTGTTTCAGTTCATTTTGACGCCatcttttcatcatttttttaagcaaaaatgaatccattatacccaaaagtaaattaatatttacGCAGGACAGGATttcgtatttaaaaaaatatatatctaattaGCAAGTGTGAtcagtaattaaattaaaccatgACCCTTAATTTATCTGGTTTTCTTTCGGCTGTCATGATTAATGTTCCCTAAAACGAAAACCCAGGAATGCTTAGgtccaaattaattaaatttgactAATTTCATGCTGTCTGAATGTATAGGAGACTGAATCTCAAAGAGGAAAAAGGGGTGAGATACTAACTGCGTAGAGAATAGTGAAGAGTTCTCCACCAGAGTGGAAAATCCAAGCCTGTGGATCTCTCTCCATAAAGGCAGCAATAATAATGAACTGAATGAGCCCAAAGAAGCAAGTGTAGGAGGTGACGGAGAGCCTAGCCGGGTACTTCTTTAGAACTGGTGCCTGCAACACAAGCCAACCAGACCAGGACAAGCAATGGCCAATGAGGTAGAGGCAACCAAGGGTCCAGTTCTTGGCCTCAGCATCTCCAAGTGAAACAAACATTGGTGTGGGTCTGTTTAGATGTTTAGCTGGGCTGTATACCACTGGACCTGTGTATAGAGTGATCACTGAGGCCCCTGCTACACAGCAGATAGTTCCTAGTACTTTTGCTATTCCATCTTTTCTGTTTATCCTCACTTTCTCTATCCTGCATCATCAAAGAAAATAACACGTTTCAGAAAACGAAAATTAGGTGTAAAACGATGCATTTACACGCTCCAATCATATGTATGTGCATAAAAATAAACGTGTGATGCAATAAGAGtctaaaagagagagaaagggaaagagagagggagggg is a genomic window of Populus alba chromosome 5, ASM523922v2, whole genome shotgun sequence containing:
- the LOC118062090 gene encoding protein WALLS ARE THIN 1, with product MPDVGGSASSRRMWCSVPERFQLHLAMLALQFGYAGFHVVSRAALNMGVSKLVFPVYRNIIALLLLLPFAYFLEKKERPALTLNFVLQFFFLALVGITANQGFYLLGLENTSPTFASAIQNSVPAITFLMAALLRIEKVRINRKDGIAKVLGTICCVAGASVITLYTGPVVYSPAKHLNRPTPMFVSLGDAEAKNWTLGCLYLIGHCLSWSGWLVLQAPVLKKYPARLSVTSYTCFFGLIQFIIIAAFMERDPQAWIFHSGGELFTILYAGVVASGIAFAVQIWCIDRGGPVFVAVYQPVQTLVVAIMASIALGEEFYLGGIIGAVLIIAGLYLVLWGKSEEKKFLALEKAAIQATPEHGISRAQTHIKTSLTQPLLPSSTENV